A genomic segment from Alkalilimnicola ehrlichii MLHE-1 encodes:
- the dusA gene encoding tRNA dihydrouridine(20/20a) synthase DusA, with amino-acid sequence MPPTATQTTVTPGATEPDRRLSVAPMMEWTDRHARYFLRLLAPRTLLFTEMVPALAVWHNDPERFLAYSAAERPLAVQFGGSDPEQLAHCARLAEAWSYDEVNLNVGCPSDRVQAGAFGACLMADPGRVADCVAAMAESTRLPVTVKHRIGVDHLDSYDHLTGFVDQVAAAGCRTFYVHARKAWLQGLSPKENREVPPLDYGRVYRLKRDFPALEVILNGGITRTETLLETLDRGLDGAMVGREAYTNPWALAGWDRALFGAAGAGVPDRHAAVRAFLPYVETELAGGARLQHLARHILGLFNGCPGGRRWRRHISEQAHRSGAGPEVIEQALALVPEAPAVA; translated from the coding sequence ATGCCCCCCACTGCAACCCAGACAACCGTTACCCCGGGCGCGACCGAGCCGGACCGCCGGCTGTCGGTGGCCCCCATGATGGAGTGGACGGACCGCCATGCGCGTTACTTCCTGCGCCTGCTGGCGCCGCGCACGCTGCTGTTCACGGAGATGGTCCCGGCACTGGCGGTGTGGCACAACGACCCGGAGCGGTTCCTGGCCTACAGCGCGGCCGAACGGCCCCTGGCGGTCCAGTTCGGCGGGTCGGATCCGGAGCAACTGGCCCACTGTGCGCGGCTGGCGGAAGCCTGGAGCTACGACGAGGTCAATCTCAACGTCGGCTGCCCCAGCGACCGGGTGCAGGCGGGCGCGTTCGGCGCCTGCCTGATGGCCGACCCGGGCCGGGTGGCGGACTGCGTGGCGGCCATGGCGGAGAGCACCCGGCTGCCGGTCACGGTCAAGCACCGGATCGGGGTGGACCATCTGGACAGCTACGACCACCTGACCGGCTTCGTCGATCAGGTGGCGGCGGCCGGGTGCCGCACCTTCTATGTGCATGCGCGCAAGGCCTGGCTGCAGGGGTTGAGCCCGAAGGAGAACCGGGAGGTCCCGCCGCTGGACTACGGGCGGGTCTATCGGCTCAAGCGCGACTTCCCGGCCCTGGAGGTGATCCTCAACGGCGGCATCACCCGGACCGAAACTCTGCTGGAGACCCTGGACCGGGGCTTGGACGGGGCCATGGTGGGGCGCGAGGCCTACACCAACCCCTGGGCGCTGGCCGGCTGGGACCGGGCCCTGTTCGGTGCCGCCGGGGCCGGGGTGCCTGACCGCCACGCCGCCGTGCGCGCCTTTCTGCCCTATGTCGAGACGGAGCTGGCGGGCGGGGCCCGACTGCAGCACCTCGCGCGCCATATCCTGGGGCTGTTCAACGGCTGCCCCGGTGGCCGGCGCTGGCGGCGCCATATCAGCGAACAGGCGCACCGGAGCGGGGCCGGCCCCGAGGTAATCGAGCAGGCGCTGGCGCTGGTCCCGGAGGCCCCGGCCGTCGCCTGA
- a CDS encoding L,D-transpeptidase family protein: MPYQLPLRALLTVLLLFPLLAAAGEDELPAGHYLLPEEGDIIGRVQVVQASQDETVLDIGRRHGVGFEEMRLANPDISLWVPGEGTEVVVPTRFILPPGPREGVVVNVAEMRLYYYRPVTAGERRRVETYPVSVGRMDWETPVGRTEITAKAEDPSWYPPESIREYARREQGKELPRVVPPGPDNPLGRHALRLGIPGYLIHGTNRPWGIGMRVTSGCIRMYPEDIEELFPRLPVGTPVRLVNAPFKAGWKGDTLYLQAYPLLEEQRETTSTSEILSMAADAVAEAMGDRPHRVDYNRLRRLVEAPTGLPVPISRDADVTLPAGAFHSR, encoded by the coding sequence ATGCCCTATCAGCTCCCGTTGCGCGCGCTGCTCACGGTCCTGTTGCTGTTCCCCCTATTGGCCGCGGCCGGTGAGGATGAGCTCCCCGCAGGCCACTACCTGCTGCCGGAGGAGGGGGACATCATCGGTCGGGTCCAGGTGGTGCAGGCCAGCCAGGACGAGACTGTCCTCGACATCGGCCGACGTCATGGCGTCGGTTTCGAGGAGATGCGTCTCGCCAACCCCGACATCAGCCTGTGGGTCCCGGGTGAGGGGACTGAGGTGGTGGTCCCCACCCGCTTCATCCTGCCACCCGGGCCGCGCGAGGGCGTGGTGGTGAATGTCGCTGAGATGCGCCTCTATTACTACCGGCCGGTCACGGCCGGCGAGCGGCGGCGGGTGGAGACCTACCCGGTGAGCGTCGGCCGCATGGACTGGGAGACACCGGTGGGCCGTACCGAGATCACCGCCAAGGCGGAGGACCCGTCCTGGTACCCGCCGGAGTCCATCCGGGAGTATGCCCGGCGGGAGCAGGGCAAGGAGCTGCCCCGGGTGGTGCCACCCGGGCCGGACAACCCCCTGGGGCGGCATGCGCTGCGTCTGGGTATCCCCGGCTACCTGATCCACGGGACCAATCGGCCCTGGGGGATCGGCATGCGGGTCACCTCCGGTTGCATCCGCATGTACCCGGAGGATATCGAAGAACTGTTCCCCCGGTTGCCGGTGGGCACACCGGTTCGACTGGTCAACGCCCCGTTCAAGGCGGGTTGGAAGGGAGACACCCTGTACCTGCAGGCCTATCCGCTGCTGGAAGAGCAGCGGGAGACGACCTCGACCAGCGAGATCCTGTCGATGGCCGCGGATGCCGTGGCGGAGGCGATGGGCGACCGGCCCCACCGGGTGGATTACAATCGGCTGCGCCGCTTGGTGGAGGCGCCCACCGGGCTGCCGGTGCCGATCTCCCGCGATGCCGATGTCACGTTGCCGGCCGGGGCGTTCCACAGCCGCTGA
- a CDS encoding Lpp/OprI family alanine-zipper lipoprotein yields MKIKNALKYSAIGASLAILAGCATVAEEDVRSMVNEAKADASEARSIAEEALATANEAHDTARQAQADADAALEASQRNSEEIDRMFQKSMYK; encoded by the coding sequence ATGAAAATCAAGAATGCACTGAAATACTCCGCGATCGGCGCCTCGCTGGCCATCCTGGCCGGTTGTGCCACCGTCGCCGAGGAAGACGTGCGCAGCATGGTCAATGAGGCCAAGGCGGACGCCTCCGAGGCGCGCAGCATTGCCGAAGAGGCCCTGGCCACCGCCAACGAGGCCCACGACACCGCCCGTCAGGCCCAGGCCGACGCCGATGCCGCCCTGGAGGCCTCCCAGCGGAACAGCGAAGAGATCGATCGCATGTTCCAGAAGTCCATGTACAAGTAA
- a CDS encoding NUDIX hydrolase, with the protein MDLSECLARCLEQADLPESGFLEFKGRATPAAVLVPLLPGPGGYRVVFTRRSEQLREHAGQVSFPGGRKEPGETAERTALREAWEEIGLEPDRVTLLGRLGPYHTGTGFRVRPVVGRIEPPVVWRPDPQEVAEVFTVPLSFLTDPANHGLYETERQGRRLTYHALTWGEHFIWGATAGILMQFCRVLEGTRESA; encoded by the coding sequence GTGGACCTGAGCGAATGCCTGGCGCGTTGCCTGGAGCAGGCGGATCTGCCGGAGTCCGGTTTCCTGGAGTTCAAGGGCCGGGCGACGCCGGCGGCCGTGCTGGTGCCTCTGCTCCCCGGGCCGGGAGGCTACCGTGTGGTGTTCACGCGGCGCAGTGAGCAGTTGCGTGAGCATGCCGGCCAGGTCAGCTTCCCCGGCGGGCGCAAGGAGCCCGGAGAGACCGCCGAGCGCACGGCGCTGCGGGAGGCCTGGGAGGAAATCGGATTGGAGCCGGACCGGGTCACCCTCCTGGGCCGGCTCGGGCCCTACCACACCGGTACCGGCTTCCGGGTGCGCCCGGTGGTCGGGCGGATCGAGCCGCCGGTGGTCTGGCGGCCGGACCCGCAGGAGGTGGCCGAGGTGTTTACCGTGCCGCTCTCCTTCCTGACCGATCCAGCCAATCACGGCCTCTATGAAACCGAACGCCAGGGGCGGCGTCTAACGTATCATGCCCTGACCTGGGGCGAACACTTCATCTGGGGCGCTACGGCGGGGATCCTCATGCAGTTCTGCCGGGTGCTGGAAGGCACCCGGGAGAGTGCCTGA
- a CDS encoding L,D-transpeptidase: protein MKRLAGLLTGLLLLALTLSAGAEPRYNGEIWLEVDAETARLTVYQGHRPVQVFERISVGRAGTAPFRYRGSNRTPSGEFRINRISHDSRFHIFLGLDYPTPRHAREALESGLFDEDDYRAYHEHLRRHRTPPQDTALGGHIGIHGIGDGDPEIHDRFHWTQGCVAVTNEEIEALVEWVNIGTRVLIR, encoded by the coding sequence ATGAAGCGCCTGGCAGGATTACTGACCGGCCTGTTGCTCCTCGCCCTGACCCTGTCGGCCGGGGCCGAACCCCGCTATAACGGGGAGATCTGGCTTGAGGTGGATGCCGAGACGGCGCGACTGACCGTCTACCAGGGCCACCGGCCGGTCCAGGTCTTTGAGCGCATCTCTGTGGGTCGGGCCGGTACCGCGCCCTTCCGCTATCGCGGCAGCAACCGGACCCCCAGCGGCGAGTTCCGTATCAATCGCATCAGCCACGACAGCCGATTCCACATCTTTCTCGGGCTCGACTACCCCACGCCCCGGCATGCGCGCGAGGCCCTGGAATCAGGCCTGTTCGACGAGGACGACTACCGGGCCTACCACGAGCACCTGCGGCGCCATCGGACCCCGCCCCAGGACACGGCGCTGGGCGGGCACATCGGGATCCACGGGATCGGCGACGGCGACCCGGAGATTCACGACCGATTTCACTGGACCCAGGGCTGCGTGGCCGTAACCAACGAGGAGATCGAGGCCCTGGTGGAGTGGGTAAACATTGGCACCCGGGTGCTGATCCGCTAG
- a CDS encoding TatD family hydrolase, translated as MSDAALELVDIGANLSHSSFRKDLDEVLEEAARVGVQTLIVTGANAKSAVDGLALARRHPERLRATAGFHPHHAAEWHGESEALLRELAADPLLVSVGETGLDFYRDISPRPVQERVFERHLELACELKLPVFLHQREAHERFRDMVRAYRDDLVDGIAHCFTGDRRMLHEYLDLGLHIGITGWVCDERRGQALRECVADIPLDRLMIETDCPYLMPRTIRPRPKTRRNVPAHLPYVLDEVATLTGHNRATIARATTTNARRFFRL; from the coding sequence ATGAGCGACGCGGCACTGGAACTGGTGGATATCGGCGCCAACCTCAGCCACTCCTCCTTCCGCAAGGACCTGGACGAGGTCCTGGAGGAGGCGGCCCGGGTCGGCGTGCAAACGCTGATTGTCACCGGCGCCAACGCCAAGAGCGCGGTGGACGGTCTGGCGCTGGCGCGCCGCCATCCCGAGCGCCTGCGGGCCACCGCCGGCTTTCACCCCCATCACGCCGCGGAGTGGCACGGCGAGTCCGAGGCGCTGCTGCGAGAGCTGGCCGCCGACCCGCTGCTGGTGTCCGTCGGCGAGACCGGGCTCGATTTCTACCGCGACATCTCGCCACGACCGGTGCAGGAGCGGGTCTTCGAGCGCCACCTGGAGCTCGCCTGCGAGCTGAAACTGCCCGTCTTCCTCCACCAGCGCGAGGCCCACGAACGGTTCCGCGACATGGTCCGCGCCTATCGCGACGATCTGGTGGACGGCATCGCCCACTGCTTCACCGGCGACCGCCGCATGCTCCATGAGTACCTGGACCTGGGCCTGCACATCGGCATAACCGGCTGGGTCTGTGACGAGCGCCGGGGCCAGGCCCTGCGCGAGTGCGTCGCGGACATCCCCCTGGACCGGTTGATGATCGAGACCGACTGCCCCTATCTGATGCCGCGCACCATCCGGCCTCGGCCCAAGACGCGCCGCAATGTGCCGGCCCACCTTCCCTACGTGCTGGACGAGGTGGCAACGCTGACCGGCCACAACCGGGCCACCATCGCCAGGGCCACCACCACCAACGCCCGGCGCTTCTTCCGCCTGTAG
- a CDS encoding glutaredoxin family protein, giving the protein MTLLYLYMTDGCHLCDEAEAFLRTVTAYRPVRWQPRDVMDDPEWLAAYGERLPVLADGQGRSLDWPFDASDLLQFLEQSA; this is encoded by the coding sequence ATGACCTTGCTTTACCTCTACATGACCGACGGCTGCCACTTGTGTGACGAGGCCGAAGCGTTCCTGCGGACCGTTACCGCCTACCGCCCGGTCCGCTGGCAGCCCCGTGATGTCATGGACGATCCCGAGTGGCTCGCCGCCTACGGCGAGCGTCTGCCGGTCCTGGCCGATGGGCAGGGCCGCAGTCTCGATTGGCCATTCGACGCCAGCGATCTCCTCCAGTTCTTGGAACAATCGGCATGA
- the lipA gene encoding lipoyl synthase, producing MPTLKGIPVVTSGMKVERDGVRAIKDGVKHNPRAEAAPRGRKPSWLRARVPSGEGYQAVRDIVRTHRLSTVCEESHCPNIGECWNAGTATIMLMGAVCTRACRFCAVDTGNPKGRLDHDEPAHAADSVRLMGLSYVVLTSVDRDDLEDGGAGHYAACVNAIREVNPETAVEVLTPDFNGVPEHVHRVVDARPEVFAQNVETVRRLTHPVRDPRAGYEQTLEVLRLAKARRPDMLTKTSLMLGLGERDEEIRETLEDLRAVGVDIVTFGQYLQPTRNHLPVERYVSPAEFADYRRMGLEMGFLEVVAGPMVRSSYRADKVLEKNNVGLESAS from the coding sequence ATGCCCACGCTGAAAGGCATTCCGGTGGTCACCAGTGGCATGAAGGTCGAGCGCGACGGGGTGCGCGCCATCAAGGATGGAGTTAAGCACAACCCGCGGGCCGAGGCGGCGCCGCGCGGCCGCAAGCCGTCCTGGCTGCGCGCTCGGGTACCCAGTGGCGAGGGGTACCAGGCGGTGCGGGACATTGTCCGCACCCATCGGCTCAGTACCGTCTGCGAGGAGTCGCACTGCCCGAACATCGGTGAGTGCTGGAACGCCGGAACGGCCACCATCATGCTGATGGGCGCGGTCTGTACCCGTGCCTGTCGCTTCTGCGCCGTGGATACCGGCAACCCGAAGGGCCGGCTGGACCACGACGAACCGGCCCACGCCGCCGACTCGGTGCGCCTGATGGGCCTGAGCTACGTGGTGCTCACCTCAGTGGATCGGGATGACCTGGAGGACGGTGGCGCCGGCCACTATGCCGCCTGCGTGAACGCCATCCGGGAGGTCAACCCGGAAACGGCGGTGGAAGTGCTCACCCCCGATTTCAATGGCGTACCGGAGCATGTGCACAGGGTGGTGGACGCCCGACCCGAGGTCTTTGCCCAGAACGTGGAGACGGTACGCCGCCTCACCCACCCGGTGCGCGATCCCCGTGCCGGCTATGAGCAGACCCTGGAGGTGCTGCGCCTGGCCAAGGCACGGCGGCCGGACATGCTCACCAAGACCAGCCTCATGCTCGGCCTGGGCGAGCGCGACGAGGAAATTCGGGAGACCCTCGAGGATCTGCGGGCGGTCGGGGTGGACATCGTCACCTTCGGCCAATACCTGCAGCCGACGCGCAACCACCTGCCAGTAGAGCGCTACGTCTCCCCCGCCGAGTTCGCGGATTACCGCCGTATGGGTCTGGAGATGGGGTTCCTGGAGGTGGTGGCCGGGCCGATGGTCCGCTCCAGCTACCGGGCCGACAAGGTGCTGGAGAAAAACAACGTGGGCCTGGAGTCCGCCTCCTGA